One Kitasatospora sp. MAP12-44 DNA segment encodes these proteins:
- a CDS encoding FAD-dependent oxidoreductase: MTARPPVDVAVVGAGIIGCLTAREILARAPGSTVTVLDRDAVGSGASRRSAGLHFPRGGTGQVRRMTAYSQDYYAELTDLLPGLPIHPLAMSVVSADESRLREQYLASAEPLRTDRVPGELVRVPEGAGVWEVTGGQYADVHGLTRELFGSLRGQVEVREGVAVRALLPGSDHVTLWLGTGEELTARQVVLAPGPWIAAPAWQELLAPLGVRVKKVVALHIERRPAPGDHAIVLQDEDAFLLPLHDRGHWLFSYTCQEWDVDPDELTDGLRPADLRDALAALRALAPGLAEHCTSGRVFCDAYSGTGEPLVRALPADSRLIFAGAANGSGYRLAPAIAAQAADLLHLLPTSGSLAMSGSQQ, from the coding sequence ATGACCGCGCGGCCGCCCGTCGACGTGGCCGTCGTGGGGGCGGGGATCATCGGCTGCCTGACGGCCCGCGAGATCCTCGCCCGCGCGCCCGGCTCGACGGTCACCGTGCTGGACCGGGACGCCGTCGGCTCGGGTGCCAGCCGCCGCTCGGCCGGGCTGCACTTCCCGCGCGGCGGCACCGGGCAGGTCCGCCGGATGACGGCCTACAGCCAGGACTACTACGCCGAGTTGACCGACCTGCTGCCCGGCCTGCCGATCCACCCGCTGGCGATGTCGGTGGTCAGCGCCGACGAGAGCCGGCTGCGCGAGCAGTACCTGGCGAGCGCCGAGCCGCTGCGCACCGACCGCGTTCCCGGCGAGCTGGTCAGGGTGCCCGAGGGCGCGGGCGTCTGGGAGGTCACCGGCGGCCAGTACGCGGACGTGCACGGGCTGACCCGCGAGCTGTTCGGCTCGCTGCGCGGGCAGGTCGAGGTGCGCGAGGGCGTCGCCGTCCGCGCGCTGCTCCCAGGATCCGACCACGTCACCCTGTGGCTGGGCACCGGCGAGGAGTTGACGGCCCGTCAGGTCGTCCTGGCGCCCGGCCCGTGGATCGCCGCCCCCGCCTGGCAGGAGCTGCTCGCGCCGCTCGGCGTGCGGGTCAAGAAGGTCGTCGCCCTGCACATCGAGCGCCGGCCCGCCCCTGGCGACCACGCGATCGTGCTGCAGGACGAGGACGCCTTCCTGCTGCCGCTGCACGACCGCGGCCACTGGCTCTTCAGCTACACCTGCCAGGAGTGGGACGTCGACCCGGACGAGCTCACCGACGGGCTGCGCCCCGCCGACCTGCGCGACGCGCTGGCCGCGCTGCGCGCGCTGGCCCCCGGGCTCGCCGAGCACTGCACCTCGGGCCGGGTGTTCTGCGACGCCTACAGCGGCACCGGCGAACCGCTGGTGCGCGCGCTGCCCGCCGACTCCCGGCTGATCTTCGCCGGCGCCGCCAACGGCTCCGGCTACCGCCTCGCCCCGGCCATCGCCGCGCAGGCCGCCGACCTCCTCCACCTTCTTCCCACGTCAGGAAGCCTTGCCATGTCAGGAAGCCAGCAATGA
- a CDS encoding MFS transporter gives MSTDTAGPALETDAALGTDAAHQTDTAEQTQQPAAGAPAAQRATVWATFRESPLAVKTVLAGVLVNRLSGFLNIFLVLFLTSKGYSAGQAVIALGVYGTGAVLGVLVGGTLADRLGVRNATVLSLAGTAVLTASLLYLPGFVPLLAAIALAGLGAQVFRPASATLLSELTSDERQVMIFAMYRFGLNLGATAAPLLGFWLYNAGHRSYLMLFWGEALIALAYAVLALATLPGKSTAARRPQAGTQAGTQPSTGGGYLAVLRDRRFVLYVAAAFCHAVVYVQYLSTLPLFVQHQRMDLVWYTVAVSLNGFIVIAFELLVTRLAQSWPLKVTIGLGFALVGAGVAFYGLPIGPAALVVGTLIWSVGEIIGGPTVFAYPATAGPAHLRSRYIGSFQFSFSLGTALGPLVGGWLFLQLGALVWPVLAAGSLLATVLGLLAVRTEPAPV, from the coding sequence ATGTCGACTGACACCGCCGGCCCCGCGCTCGAGACGGACGCCGCACTCGGGACGGACGCCGCGCACCAGACTGACACCGCGGAGCAGACGCAGCAGCCGGCAGCGGGGGCGCCGGCTGCGCAGCGGGCGACCGTCTGGGCCACCTTCCGGGAGTCCCCGCTCGCGGTGAAGACGGTGCTGGCCGGGGTGCTGGTGAACCGGCTCAGCGGTTTCCTCAACATCTTCCTGGTGCTCTTCCTGACCTCCAAGGGCTACTCGGCGGGTCAGGCGGTGATCGCGCTGGGCGTCTACGGCACCGGGGCCGTGCTCGGCGTGCTGGTCGGCGGGACGCTGGCGGACCGGCTGGGCGTCCGCAACGCCACCGTGCTCAGTCTGGCCGGCACGGCGGTGCTGACCGCCTCGCTGCTCTACCTGCCCGGGTTCGTGCCGCTGCTGGCGGCCATCGCGCTGGCCGGTCTGGGTGCGCAGGTCTTCCGGCCCGCCTCGGCGACCCTGCTGTCGGAACTGACCTCCGACGAGCGGCAGGTGATGATCTTCGCGATGTACCGCTTCGGCCTCAACCTGGGCGCCACCGCCGCACCGCTGCTCGGCTTCTGGCTCTACAACGCCGGGCATCGCAGCTACCTGATGCTCTTCTGGGGCGAGGCGCTGATCGCGCTGGCCTACGCCGTCCTGGCGCTGGCCACCCTGCCCGGCAAGTCCACCGCAGCGCGCCGGCCGCAGGCAGGAACGCAGGCAGGGACGCAGCCGAGCACCGGCGGCGGCTACCTCGCGGTGCTGCGCGACCGCCGGTTCGTGCTCTACGTGGCCGCCGCCTTCTGCCACGCCGTGGTGTACGTCCAGTACCTGTCGACGCTGCCGCTGTTCGTGCAGCACCAGCGGATGGACCTGGTCTGGTACACCGTCGCGGTCTCGCTCAACGGCTTCATCGTGATCGCCTTCGAACTGCTGGTCACCCGGCTCGCCCAGAGCTGGCCGCTGAAGGTCACCATCGGCCTCGGCTTCGCCCTGGTGGGCGCGGGGGTCGCGTTCTACGGCCTGCCGATCGGACCGGCCGCGCTGGTGGTCGGCACCCTGATCTGGTCGGTCGGCGAGATCATCGGCGGCCCGACGGTCTTCGCCTACCCGGCCACGGCCGGCCCGGCCCACCTGCGCAGCCGCTACATCGGCAGCTTCCAGTTCAGCTTCAGCCTGGGCACCGCACTCGGTCCGCTGGTCGGTGGCTGGCTCTTCCTCCAACTCGGCGCGCTGGTCTGGCCGGTGCTGGCCGCCGGCTCCCTGCTCGCCACGGTGCTCGGCCTGCTGGCCGTCCGTACCGAGCCCGCACCGGTCTGA
- a CDS encoding SidA/IucD/PvdA family monooxygenase: protein MPKESAHTQPEHAHYSCVGIGAGPANLSLASLLHGHPEVSNLFVDRRDSFGWHDGQQIPGATLQVSLFKDLVSLTDPTNPFSFLSYLHEQGRIYHFLNAQFADVPRLEFRNYLEWASRRNPNVVFGEEVRTVEFDRHFTVRTSRRTVTADNLVLGVGNQPWVPPQALGRLGETQFHVSDFVERARSLGGKRIVVVGGGQSGAEAFLDLISRAGAELPRRVSWVSRRRNYFPIDDSPFTNDFYMPDHSDYFYGLDRETRARFNSAHTLTSDGVSEATLREIYQRVYVHRFIEQSEDLVALEPNREVTRVTPGVAGGWTVEVQHNDQRYGTERYEADVIVWATGYRPARTDFLAPIEDRLEREGDELRIDQDFAVRWDGPADRNIFVQNGAKQQRGLADPNLSLNAWRSRRIVDRLRGVRSNEQLDSFIDWSAKSDVAARWAA from the coding sequence ATGCCCAAGGAATCCGCCCACACCCAGCCGGAACACGCGCACTACAGCTGCGTGGGCATCGGCGCCGGCCCGGCCAACCTCAGCCTGGCGTCGCTGCTGCACGGCCACCCCGAGGTGTCGAACCTCTTCGTCGACCGCCGGGACTCGTTCGGCTGGCACGACGGCCAGCAGATACCCGGCGCCACCCTCCAGGTCTCGCTCTTCAAGGACCTGGTCAGCCTGACCGACCCGACCAACCCGTTCTCCTTCCTGTCCTACCTGCACGAGCAGGGCCGGATCTACCACTTCCTGAACGCCCAGTTCGCCGACGTGCCGCGGCTGGAGTTCCGCAACTACCTGGAGTGGGCGAGCCGGCGCAACCCCAACGTGGTGTTCGGCGAGGAGGTCCGCACGGTCGAGTTCGACCGGCACTTCACCGTCCGCACCAGCCGCCGCACGGTGACGGCCGACAACCTGGTGCTCGGCGTCGGCAACCAGCCCTGGGTGCCGCCGCAGGCGCTCGGCCGGCTCGGCGAAACCCAGTTCCACGTCAGCGACTTCGTGGAGCGGGCGCGCTCGCTGGGCGGCAAGCGGATCGTGGTGGTCGGCGGCGGCCAGTCGGGCGCCGAGGCGTTCCTCGACCTGATCTCCCGCGCGGGCGCCGAGCTGCCCCGCCGGGTCTCCTGGGTCTCCCGGCGCCGCAACTACTTCCCGATCGACGACTCGCCGTTCACCAACGACTTCTACATGCCGGACCACTCGGACTACTTCTACGGCCTGGACCGGGAGACCCGGGCCCGCTTCAACAGCGCGCACACCCTCACCAGCGACGGGGTGTCGGAGGCCACCCTGCGCGAGATCTACCAGCGCGTCTACGTGCACCGCTTCATCGAGCAGTCCGAGGACCTGGTCGCGCTGGAGCCCAACCGCGAGGTCACCCGGGTCACCCCGGGCGTCGCGGGCGGCTGGACGGTCGAGGTCCAGCACAACGACCAGCGGTACGGCACCGAGCGCTACGAGGCCGACGTGATCGTCTGGGCCACCGGCTACCGCCCGGCCCGCACCGACTTCCTGGCCCCGATCGAGGACCGGCTGGAGCGCGAGGGCGACGAGCTGCGGATCGACCAGGACTTCGCGGTCCGCTGGGACGGCCCCGCCGACCGGAACATCTTCGTGCAGAACGGCGCCAAGCAGCAGCGCGGCCTGGCCGACCCCAACCTCAGCCTGAACGCCTGGCGCAGCCGCCGGATCGTCGACCGGCTGCGCGGGGTGCGGAGCAACGAGCAGCTGGACTCCTTCATCGACTGGTCCGCCAAGTCCGATGTCGCAGCCCGGTGGGCGGCATGA
- a CDS encoding ATP-grasp domain-containing protein, which translates to MIPPTETPPAEAPPTETPPTEAERASRPAAFVLTGAFRVVCRNHRYLRELAARGLRILLITPESAREQALAARNDPDHPAALIDEIGFVEGELNQEGSFTAGLIARAAAWRQSYRIVGAYAVGETLVEPTGLLSDALGLPTPGLRATRACRSKYLQRWYLPEFSPVAAVVPPSERAGFDPARVPFPVVVKPTARHSSSGVATVEGPAALREQLAGYPAHETVLVEQQVIGQEYSVESLVQEGKVLFASVTRKETTESHARSFVELAHSVPSGPDGPDAVLLAANAQLLERLAFGSGIAHAEWRVDAAGQAVLMEVAARTPGDGLLALYHLATGSPLEPEIVRIALGEPAHYPEPRRWTRQVYLEHRSGVLADVLLDWPGVEPVWVGEGGIWPELAPGAAGDPAALRAVLVLKERGSLLGPLTSSDDRAVTFLIDAPSAAELDALEQRVRAALSVQVGEARAVPDVD; encoded by the coding sequence GTGATACCACCGACCGAGACGCCACCGGCCGAGGCACCACCGACCGAGACACCACCGACCGAGGCCGAGCGGGCGAGCCGCCCCGCGGCCTTCGTCCTGACCGGCGCCTTCCGGGTGGTCTGCCGCAACCACCGCTACCTTCGGGAGCTGGCCGCCCGGGGCCTGCGGATCCTGCTGATCACCCCGGAGAGCGCCCGGGAGCAGGCACTCGCGGCGCGCAACGACCCCGACCACCCGGCGGCGCTGATCGACGAGATCGGCTTCGTCGAGGGCGAGTTGAACCAGGAGGGCTCGTTCACCGCCGGGCTGATCGCCCGCGCCGCCGCCTGGCGCCAGAGCTACCGGATCGTCGGCGCCTACGCGGTCGGCGAGACCCTGGTGGAGCCCACCGGACTGCTCAGCGACGCGCTCGGCCTGCCGACTCCGGGCCTGCGGGCGACCCGGGCCTGCCGCAGCAAGTACCTGCAGCGCTGGTACCTGCCGGAGTTCAGCCCGGTGGCGGCCGTCGTGCCGCCGAGCGAGCGGGCGGGCTTCGATCCGGCCCGGGTTCCGTTCCCGGTAGTCGTCAAACCCACGGCGCGGCACTCCAGTTCGGGCGTCGCCACGGTCGAGGGACCGGCCGCGCTGCGCGAGCAACTGGCCGGCTACCCGGCGCACGAGACCGTCCTGGTCGAGCAGCAGGTGATCGGCCAGGAGTACTCGGTGGAGAGCCTGGTGCAGGAGGGCAAGGTGCTGTTCGCCTCGGTCACCCGCAAGGAGACCACCGAGTCGCATGCCCGCTCCTTCGTCGAGCTCGCACATTCGGTGCCGAGCGGCCCTGACGGTCCGGACGCGGTGCTGCTGGCCGCGAATGCCCAGCTGCTGGAGCGGCTGGCCTTCGGCAGCGGCATCGCCCACGCGGAGTGGCGGGTGGACGCGGCCGGGCAGGCGGTGCTGATGGAGGTCGCGGCCCGGACCCCGGGAGACGGCCTGCTGGCGCTCTACCACCTCGCCACCGGCTCGCCGCTGGAGCCGGAGATCGTCAGGATCGCGCTCGGCGAGCCGGCCCACTACCCCGAGCCGCGCCGCTGGACCCGTCAGGTCTATCTGGAGCACCGCAGCGGCGTGCTGGCGGACGTGCTGCTCGACTGGCCCGGCGTCGAGCCGGTCTGGGTCGGCGAGGGCGGCATCTGGCCCGAGCTCGCACCCGGCGCCGCCGGCGATCCGGCAGCGCTGCGCGCCGTCCTGGTGCTCAAGGAGCGCGGCAGCCTGCTCGGCCCGCTGACCAGCTCGGACGACCGGGCGGTCACCTTCCTGATCGACGCGCCGTCGGCGGCGGAGCTGGACGCGCTGGAGCAGCGGGTCCGCGCGGCCCTCAGCGTGCAGGTGGGCGAGGCGCGGGCGGTGCCCGATGTCGACTGA